The following coding sequences lie in one Pseudomonas syringae CC1557 genomic window:
- a CDS encoding 3-keto-5-aminohexanoate cleavage protein, whose product MPKKRPIIITCAVTGAIHTPSMSPHLPITPQEIADAAIGAAEAGASIVHLHARDPRDGRPSQDVDLFRQFLPQIKARSDVVINITTGGAPTMGVEERLQPVAQLKPELASLNMGSMNFGLYEMLDRYTEFKHDWERPYLAESDDRIFRNTFRDIAHILTTCAENRTRFEIECYDIGHLYTAAHFLQRGLLKAPIFIQSVFGLRGGIGGHPEDLAHMRRTADRLFGEAYQWSILGAGRNQIPLGTMGLSMGSHVRVGLEDSLWDGPGKLAASNADQVTRIRTVIEALGGRVATPDEAREMLDLKGQDKVDF is encoded by the coding sequence ATGCCCAAAAAACGCCCGATCATCATCACCTGCGCCGTCACGGGTGCTATTCATACGCCCTCGATGTCGCCGCATTTGCCGATAACACCTCAGGAAATTGCCGATGCAGCCATCGGTGCCGCCGAGGCCGGTGCCTCGATTGTGCACCTGCATGCCCGCGATCCACGTGACGGACGGCCCAGTCAGGACGTTGATCTGTTTCGGCAGTTTCTGCCGCAGATCAAGGCCAGGAGCGACGTGGTGATCAATATCACCACCGGCGGTGCGCCGACCATGGGGGTGGAAGAGCGCTTGCAACCCGTGGCGCAACTCAAGCCGGAACTCGCCTCGTTGAACATGGGCTCAATGAACTTCGGGCTGTACGAAATGCTTGATCGCTATACCGAGTTCAAGCATGACTGGGAGCGCCCCTACCTGGCCGAGAGTGATGACCGGATATTCCGTAACACCTTCCGCGACATCGCACACATCCTTACGACCTGTGCCGAGAACCGCACGCGCTTTGAAATTGAATGCTACGACATCGGTCATCTGTATACCGCAGCACACTTCCTGCAGCGTGGGTTGCTCAAGGCGCCGATTTTCATCCAGTCTGTATTCGGTTTGCGCGGAGGCATTGGCGGACACCCTGAAGACCTGGCGCACATGCGCCGTACGGCTGACCGTTTGTTTGGCGAGGCCTATCAATGGTCGATTCTGGGCGCGGGTCGCAATCAGATTCCGTTGGGCACCATGGGCCTGTCGATGGGCAGTCATGTGCGGGTCGGCCTTGAGGATTCGCTGTGGGACGGACCGGGCAAGCTGGCGGCGTCCAATGCCGATCAGGTCACGCGTATTCGCACTGTGATCGAAGCCTTGGGCGGGCGCGTGGCAACGCCGGACGAAGCGCGTGAAATGCTCGACCTGAAGGGCCAGGACAAGGTCGATTTCTAG
- a CDS encoding SMP-30/gluconolactonase/LRE family protein, whose protein sequence is MRIEIVVDVKTTLGEGPVWDVEQQRLYWIDSFDGRVLRCTDDGRELRAWDVGQKIGSMALRNSGVAALVALQTGIYNLDLPSGDLELIVDPEPGLPNNRLNDGKVDRQGRFIVGSMDTQEDQASAKLYRLDPDLSLHTLDEGIIVSNGPCWSPGGETFYFADTWSGEIWTYDYDNASGAVTNRRTFASVDTSAGGAADGCTVDAEGCLWQALVYAGKLVRYTPDGQVDRIIDMPVKKVTSLTFGGPNLDTLFVTSMAKPPLPRFPEDGQQRGALFAITGLGVKGIAERRFAS, encoded by the coding sequence ATGCGTATCGAAATCGTTGTCGACGTGAAGACCACACTGGGCGAAGGCCCGGTCTGGGATGTCGAGCAACAGCGTCTGTACTGGATCGACAGTTTTGACGGTCGCGTCCTGCGCTGTACGGATGACGGGCGTGAATTGCGAGCCTGGGATGTGGGCCAGAAAATCGGCTCCATGGCCTTGCGCAACAGCGGCGTCGCAGCACTCGTGGCCTTACAGACCGGTATCTACAACCTTGACCTGCCGAGCGGCGATCTCGAGCTTATCGTCGACCCTGAACCCGGTTTGCCGAACAATCGCCTCAATGACGGCAAGGTGGATCGGCAGGGCCGGTTCATCGTGGGTTCGATGGACACTCAGGAAGACCAGGCCAGCGCGAAGTTGTATCGCCTCGACCCTGACCTGAGCCTGCACACGCTGGATGAAGGCATCATTGTGTCCAATGGTCCCTGCTGGAGTCCGGGCGGTGAAACCTTTTATTTCGCCGATACCTGGTCCGGGGAAATCTGGACCTATGACTACGACAACGCCAGCGGCGCAGTCACCAATAGACGAACCTTTGCCAGCGTCGACACCTCCGCAGGCGGCGCGGCGGACGGCTGTACCGTAGACGCCGAAGGCTGCCTATGGCAAGCGCTGGTCTACGCCGGAAAACTGGTGCGCTACACCCCGGACGGGCAGGTGGATCGCATCATCGACATGCCTGTGAAGAAGGTGACCAGCCTGACCTTCGGCGGGCCGAACCTGGACACATTGTTCGTCACCTCCATGGCCAAGCCTCCGTTGCCGCGCTTCCCGGAAGATGGCCAGCAACGCGGTGCCTTGTTTGCGATCACCGGGCTGGGTGTGAAAGGCATCGCTGAACGGCGCTTCGCCAGTTAA
- a CDS encoding MFS transporter, producing MPNNKNASLGKIHRFSWVSLLVCWMIWILNAYDREIVLRLGPTISKHFELSADQWGTVATVVMLALAVLDIPGSVWSDRYGGGWKRARFQVPLVLGYTALSFLSGFKALSGSLASFIALRVGVNLGAGWGEPVGVSNTAEWWPVERRGFALGAHHTGYPIGAMLSGIVASFVISTYGEENWRYVFFFAFVVALPLMIFWARYSTAERITKLYVDIAAKGMTPPDSTPSTNVKGQVWKTVKATLSNRNIALTAGNTLLTQVVYMGVNIVLPAYLYNILNLSLAESAGMSVVFTLTGILGQLIWPSLSDIIGRRITLIICGIWMAVSVGAFYFANTILIVIAVQLLFGLVANAVWPIYYAVASDSAQPSATSTANGIITTAMFIGGGIAPVLMGTLISMGGGWTSLSGYTVCFFVMAGCALGGAFLQLFSHRPEGVAVQGSV from the coding sequence ATGCCAAATAACAAGAATGCATCGCTGGGCAAGATTCATCGTTTCTCGTGGGTGTCGTTGTTGGTGTGCTGGATGATCTGGATTCTGAATGCCTACGATCGCGAGATCGTCTTGCGTCTGGGGCCGACGATTTCCAAGCATTTCGAACTGTCTGCGGACCAATGGGGGACGGTAGCCACTGTCGTCATGCTGGCGCTGGCCGTTCTCGATATTCCCGGCTCTGTCTGGAGTGATCGCTATGGCGGCGGCTGGAAGCGGGCGCGCTTCCAGGTGCCGTTGGTGCTGGGTTACACCGCGCTGTCATTTCTGTCGGGCTTCAAGGCGTTGAGTGGCAGCCTTGCCAGCTTCATCGCCTTGCGGGTGGGGGTTAATCTGGGGGCCGGCTGGGGCGAGCCGGTCGGGGTCAGCAACACCGCCGAATGGTGGCCGGTGGAACGTCGCGGTTTTGCCCTGGGCGCACACCACACCGGTTACCCCATAGGCGCGATGCTCAGCGGCATTGTCGCCAGCTTCGTAATCAGCACGTACGGTGAAGAAAACTGGCGTTATGTGTTTTTCTTCGCCTTCGTGGTGGCACTGCCGCTGATGATCTTCTGGGCGCGCTACTCGACGGCCGAGCGCATCACCAAACTGTATGTGGACATCGCCGCCAAAGGCATGACCCCGCCAGACAGCACACCGTCAACCAACGTCAAAGGCCAAGTCTGGAAAACAGTGAAGGCAACACTGAGCAACCGCAATATCGCGCTGACTGCCGGTAACACACTGCTCACTCAAGTGGTTTACATGGGCGTCAACATTGTCCTGCCTGCCTATCTGTACAACATTCTCAACCTGTCGCTGGCCGAGTCTGCGGGCATGAGCGTGGTGTTCACGCTGACCGGCATTTTAGGGCAGCTGATCTGGCCTTCGCTGTCGGACATCATCGGTCGGCGCATCACCTTGATCATCTGCGGAATATGGATGGCGGTCAGTGTCGGTGCCTTTTATTTTGCCAACACCATCCTGATCGTTATCGCCGTGCAATTGCTGTTCGGTCTGGTCGCCAATGCCGTCTGGCCCATCTACTACGCGGTCGCGTCCGACTCTGCGCAGCCCTCTGCAACGTCGACAGCCAACGGCATCATCACCACGGCGATGTTCATCGGCGGCGGCATTGCCCCGGTATTGATGGGGACCCTGATTTCCATGGGGGGCGGCTGGACTAGCCTCAGCGGCTACACGGTATGCTTTTTCGTGATGGCGGGGTGTGCGCTGGGCGGGGCGTTTCTGCAGCTGTTTTCCCACCGTCCCGAAGGGGTGGCAGTGCAGGGGAGCGTGTGA
- a CDS encoding alpha-amylase translates to MDSNNLLHGFFFAGTVTGLSMLASLSHADTAFNPANTSVQMFHWRWNDLAKECSSAIGPIGYGAIQISPPQASKVAGHWWDIYQPVNFNSLDSRMGTESELKSMISACHAAKVRVYADIVMNQVAGDSSATFKSTDGSEWDSQSLAYPQFSQNDFHGACYIEPADYQNNAAKVRDCRLNNLPDLNQSSSYVQGVAVNYMKKLLALGIDGFRLDAAKHQNSDDINKILAAVKTAYPLTISGEKIWVTQEIIPDGSSSRSDYYKNGTVNEFNYTTALLKAFRQKDGFNLASIPAMIGIFGNWGGSFRLMPPERSTVFVNNWDTERNSETSLNASNQSYNDRYNSKRYDLANVFMLALPYGEAQVHSGFNFSDPEADAPSASPLDSSANPDNRSGWDFIHRANAIASMVRFRSATEGQDVNNWVTGSGNQIAFSRGNAGFVALNNSPSAWLKTFNTGLPEGIYCDVITKKFSTPNDMCTNKVAVDGKGNASLAVPGDSGSVVPAIAIYSGSKL, encoded by the coding sequence ATGGACTCGAACAATCTTCTACATGGATTTTTTTTCGCTGGCACGGTGACGGGCTTGAGCATGCTTGCTTCACTCAGTCATGCAGACACAGCGTTTAACCCGGCCAACACCTCTGTCCAAATGTTTCACTGGCGGTGGAATGATTTGGCTAAAGAATGCTCAAGCGCAATAGGGCCCATAGGTTACGGTGCAATACAAATATCGCCGCCTCAGGCATCCAAGGTAGCGGGGCACTGGTGGGATATTTATCAGCCGGTGAACTTTAACTCATTAGACAGTCGCATGGGGACGGAGTCAGAGTTAAAGAGCATGATCAGTGCCTGTCACGCTGCCAAGGTCAGGGTCTATGCGGATATCGTGATGAACCAGGTAGCCGGGGATTCGAGTGCAACCTTTAAAAGCACCGATGGTTCCGAGTGGGATTCCCAGTCATTGGCCTACCCGCAGTTTAGCCAAAATGACTTCCATGGCGCATGTTACATAGAGCCCGCTGATTATCAGAATAATGCAGCGAAGGTAAGGGACTGCAGGCTCAATAATCTTCCCGACTTGAATCAGTCCAGCAGCTATGTTCAGGGCGTGGCGGTGAATTACATGAAGAAGTTACTGGCGCTTGGGATCGACGGGTTCCGACTGGATGCTGCGAAGCATCAAAACTCCGATGACATAAACAAGATTCTAGCGGCAGTAAAAACAGCTTATCCCCTGACGATTTCCGGGGAGAAAATCTGGGTCACACAGGAAATAATTCCCGATGGCAGCTCCAGTCGCTCAGATTACTACAAGAACGGAACGGTGAATGAGTTCAATTACACCACGGCCCTTCTTAAAGCTTTTCGGCAAAAAGACGGATTTAACCTGGCATCCATTCCAGCGATGATCGGCATATTCGGAAACTGGGGCGGGTCTTTCCGCTTGATGCCGCCAGAGAGATCTACGGTATTCGTTAACAATTGGGACACAGAGCGGAATTCTGAAACATCCTTGAATGCGAGCAATCAGTCGTATAACGACAGGTACAACTCCAAACGCTATGACCTCGCTAACGTATTCATGTTGGCATTGCCATACGGTGAGGCCCAGGTTCACTCGGGATTCAATTTCAGTGACCCTGAAGCGGACGCCCCTTCAGCAAGCCCATTAGACTCAAGTGCCAATCCCGATAACCGTTCAGGGTGGGATTTTATACACCGAGCGAATGCCATTGCGAGCATGGTCAGGTTTCGCAGTGCCACTGAAGGGCAGGACGTAAATAACTGGGTTACGGGGTCTGGCAATCAGATTGCGTTCAGCAGAGGTAATGCCGGATTCGTCGCCCTGAATAACAGTCCCTCTGCATGGCTAAAGACGTTTAATACAGGACTGCCAGAAGGAATTTATTGTGATGTCATAACAAAAAAATTCTCTACCCCCAACGACATGTGCACGAATAAAGTTGCTGTTGACGGGAAAGGGAATGCAAGCCTGGCGGTGCCGGGTGACAGTGGAAGTGTTGTGCCGGCAATTGCCATTTATTCAGGTTCCAAACTATAG
- a CDS encoding methyl-accepting chemotaxis protein, with protein sequence MFSKLSISQKLYFSFVAIVILIAVLVASAYRGFEQVEEATNSNVHTYQVLSDAQLALEQLINIETGMRGFVIASKDTFLEPLVSGEKRFIEGLDSLKRLTADNPEQQRRLAALGETQKRWLDEDINPIIALRRDLTARNMPDDELDARITSGADKAKMDGMRAILSEISSTENKLLVIRSQNMVDAKHLAIMILICGGLAAAVLSAILATVLGRSTTARLQVAIDAATAIANGKLDSVIDTSSHDELPKAFDRMQNRLREMIKQISQAANQLVLAVQQISGASEQLSGAIQEQSTAASAMAATIEELTVSIHHVSENADEAHQIASRSGDQSKEGALVIENTLSSMNGIAKTVQHSSAQVADLGQHSEHISSIISVIQGIADQTNLLALNAAIEAARAGEQGRGFAVVADEVRLLAQNTGKSTKEIAGMIEKIQAGVRETVDSMRSGVLEVNNGVEMASTAGSAIIEIRDSSNKVLQVVDQISFALREQTAASQDVARNVERSAQMAEQNNMSVQELLKTSGGLRSLATSLQQEVGKFQL encoded by the coding sequence ATGTTCAGCAAACTCAGCATCTCGCAAAAGCTCTATTTCAGCTTTGTCGCGATAGTCATACTTATTGCCGTGCTGGTCGCAAGCGCCTACCGAGGCTTCGAACAGGTCGAAGAGGCCACCAACAGTAACGTCCACACCTACCAAGTCCTCAGTGATGCCCAGTTGGCGCTTGAGCAACTGATCAATATCGAGACTGGCATGCGAGGCTTCGTCATTGCCTCGAAAGACACGTTCCTTGAGCCGCTGGTATCGGGCGAGAAGCGTTTTATCGAAGGGCTTGACTCGCTCAAGCGCCTGACAGCGGACAATCCTGAACAGCAGCGCCGCCTGGCCGCGTTGGGTGAAACCCAGAAGCGCTGGCTCGATGAAGACATCAACCCGATCATTGCTCTGCGTCGGGATCTGACCGCACGCAATATGCCGGACGATGAACTGGATGCACGTATCACCTCCGGCGCCGACAAAGCCAAGATGGACGGCATGCGCGCCATCCTCAGTGAAATCAGCTCTACCGAGAACAAGCTGCTGGTGATAAGAAGTCAGAACATGGTGGACGCCAAGCATCTGGCTATCATGATCCTGATCTGTGGCGGCCTGGCGGCTGCTGTTCTTTCGGCGATCCTGGCCACAGTACTGGGGCGCAGCACCACAGCACGCCTGCAAGTGGCTATCGATGCAGCAACGGCCATCGCCAATGGCAAGCTGGACAGTGTGATAGACACCAGCAGTCATGACGAACTGCCGAAAGCGTTCGATCGCATGCAGAATCGCTTGCGCGAAATGATTAAACAGATCAGTCAGGCCGCCAATCAACTGGTGCTCGCCGTACAACAGATTTCCGGTGCATCCGAGCAACTCTCGGGAGCCATTCAGGAGCAATCTACCGCTGCCTCGGCGATGGCAGCGACTATCGAGGAGCTGACGGTCAGCATTCACCACGTGTCTGAAAACGCTGATGAGGCGCATCAGATTGCCAGTCGTTCAGGTGATCAGTCCAAGGAAGGTGCTCTGGTTATCGAAAACACGTTGTCCAGCATGAACGGCATCGCCAAGACTGTTCAGCATTCATCTGCGCAGGTTGCTGATCTGGGCCAGCACTCCGAGCACATCTCGTCGATTATCAGCGTGATTCAGGGCATTGCCGACCAGACCAACCTGTTGGCGCTCAACGCGGCCATTGAAGCGGCACGTGCCGGTGAACAAGGCCGCGGTTTTGCGGTGGTGGCCGACGAGGTGCGTCTGCTGGCGCAGAACACCGGCAAGTCGACCAAAGAGATCGCTGGCATGATCGAGAAAATCCAGGCCGGTGTGCGTGAGACGGTCGACAGCATGCGCAGCGGTGTTCTGGAAGTGAACAACGGTGTGGAAATGGCCAGCACTGCCGGCAGTGCGATCATCGAAATCCGTGACAGCTCGAACAAGGTGCTCCAGGTGGTCGATCAAATCTCCTTTGCACTGCGCGAACAAACCGCAGCCAGTCAGGATGTTGCGCGCAACGTCGAGCGGTCTGCGCAAATGGCAGAGCAGAACAACATGTCGGTTCAGGAATTGCTCAAGACCAGCGGTGGGCTGAGAAGTCTCGCCACCAGCCTGCAGCAGGAAGTGGGTAAATTTCAGCTTTAA
- a CDS encoding ArsR/SmtB family transcription factor: MPVNGSPDIIRAMRTFQHPAAEDLTLERVLYALSDPVRLGIVRCLAGVAEATCGELDGGRPKSSMSYHFRVLRDAGLVHTRNVGTTHMNSLRTEVLESRFPGLLGSILAQH, encoded by the coding sequence ATGCCAGTTAACGGAAGCCCTGATATCATCCGCGCCATGCGAACCTTCCAACATCCCGCCGCTGAAGACCTTACGCTCGAACGCGTGCTTTACGCCTTGAGCGACCCTGTGCGTCTAGGCATCGTGCGCTGCCTCGCGGGCGTTGCCGAAGCCACCTGTGGCGAGCTGGACGGCGGTCGTCCCAAATCCAGCATGTCTTATCACTTCCGGGTGCTGCGTGACGCCGGGCTGGTGCACACACGCAATGTAGGCACCACGCACATGAACTCGTTGCGGACCGAGGTGCTGGAGAGCCGATTTCCGGGGTTGCTGGGGAGTATTCTCGCGCAGCATTGA
- a CDS encoding NADH:flavin oxidoreductase/NADH oxidase, whose protein sequence is MSALFEPFKLKDVTLRNRIAIPPMCQYSAIDGVINEWHHVHLASMARGGAGLLVVEATAVAPEGRITPGCTGIWNDEQAQAFVPVVKAIKAAGCVPGIQIAHAGRKASANRPWEGDDHIAASDSRGWDTIAPSAIAFGANLPKVPRAMTLEDIARVRQNFVDAARRARDAGFEWIELHFAHGYLGQSFFSEHSNQRTDEYGGSFDNRSRFLLETLAAVREVWPENLPLTARFGVIEYDGRDEQTLTESIELARRFKAGGLDLLSVSVGFSTPDADIPWGPAFMGPIAERVRREADIPVTSAWGFGEPKLAEEAVKSGQLDLVSIGRAHLADPHWAYFAAKELGVEKSAWTLPAPYAHWLERYR, encoded by the coding sequence ATGTCTGCACTGTTCGAACCCTTCAAGCTGAAAGACGTCACCTTGCGCAACCGAATCGCCATTCCGCCGATGTGCCAATACTCGGCAATCGACGGGGTTATCAATGAATGGCACCACGTTCACCTGGCCAGCATGGCTCGTGGCGGCGCGGGTCTGTTGGTGGTTGAAGCCACCGCAGTTGCACCGGAAGGGCGGATTACCCCTGGCTGCACCGGTATCTGGAATGATGAACAGGCGCAGGCGTTTGTGCCGGTCGTCAAAGCCATAAAGGCTGCAGGCTGCGTGCCTGGTATTCAGATTGCCCACGCAGGCCGCAAAGCCAGCGCCAATCGCCCATGGGAAGGCGACGACCATATTGCTGCTTCCGATTCGCGTGGCTGGGACACCATCGCCCCGTCCGCCATTGCCTTCGGTGCCAACCTGCCGAAAGTCCCGCGTGCCATGACCCTGGAAGACATTGCCCGGGTTCGTCAGAACTTCGTCGATGCTGCCCGTCGGGCCCGCGACGCAGGCTTCGAATGGATCGAGTTGCACTTTGCTCACGGTTATCTGGGGCAGAGTTTCTTCTCCGAGCATTCCAACCAGCGTACCGATGAGTACGGCGGCAGCTTTGATAACCGCAGCCGTTTCCTGCTTGAAACGCTGGCAGCGGTACGTGAAGTCTGGCCGGAAAACCTGCCGCTGACGGCCCGTTTTGGCGTGATCGAATACGACGGTCGCGATGAGCAGACCCTCACCGAGTCGATCGAACTGGCACGTCGCTTCAAGGCGGGCGGTCTGGATCTTTTGAGTGTCAGCGTCGGTTTCAGCACGCCGGACGCCGACATTCCCTGGGGGCCTGCTTTCATGGGCCCGATTGCCGAGCGTGTACGTCGCGAAGCGGATATTCCAGTGACCAGCGCGTGGGGCTTTGGCGAGCCGAAACTGGCGGAAGAAGCCGTCAAATCAGGCCAGCTGGATCTGGTTTCGATAGGCCGCGCGCATCTGGCCGACCCGCACTGGGCCTACTTCGCAGCGAAAGAGCTGGGTGTCGAGAAGTCTGCCTGGACCCTGCCTGCGCCTTACGCTCACTGGCTTGAGCGTTATCGCTAA
- a CDS encoding methyl-accepting chemotaxis protein, whose translation MSTTIIESTLDSDSAGVQLDLHSLMTAIDRSQAMIEFDLEGNILRANANFLECVGYKLEEVQGRHHRMFCPPEYASSVEYSTFWEKLGKGKFDEGQYKRLGKNGREIWLQATYNPIFDNDGNPFKVVKFATDVTQQRKANAEYEGKVAAIDRSQGVIEFDLNGRVLNANENFLKVLGYRLDEIQGQHHRMFCDDDYLNSPAYRAFWAKLERGEYDSGEYKRIGKNGRELWISATYNPIFDPDGRPYKVVKFANDVTERRARQAEFAGKVTAIERSQAVIEFDLTGKVLNANRNFLAVFGYELEEVVGEHHRMFCSEEFVSSLQYRELWEKLGRGEYDANEYKRKRKDGKEIWIQATYNPIFDAQGHPYKIVKFALDVTEAKETSVEDKGKVNAIDRAQAVIEFDMAGNILAANANFLKALGYGLQEIKGQHHRIFCDEEYVRGTEYREFWHGLGQGEFYSGRFMRVSKYGQKIWIQATYSPIFDHDGLPFKVVKFATDITRQVEMEQAIEAKTLAMRESVKTLMSAISYVAQSTDTATELARLTREQASRGSQTLVKASDAMSMIAKSAEGIQDIIQVISEIASQTNMLAFNAAIEAARAGEHGLGFSVVADEVRKLAEKSSRATKEINKLILETVSRIESGNEISQTAGEAFEHIVDGVMQTTQAIDGINTATEKQRLSAQQVEALITELHQANLTGYTETLDKVAVGQPA comes from the coding sequence ATGTCGACCACAATAATAGAAAGCACCCTTGATAGTGACAGCGCCGGGGTACAACTGGACCTTCATTCGCTGATGACCGCCATTGATCGGTCACAGGCGATGATCGAGTTCGATCTTGAAGGCAATATCCTGCGCGCCAACGCCAATTTTCTGGAATGTGTCGGCTATAAACTGGAGGAAGTCCAGGGTCGGCATCACCGCATGTTCTGCCCCCCCGAATATGCGTCCAGCGTCGAGTATTCGACGTTCTGGGAAAAGCTCGGTAAAGGTAAATTTGACGAAGGGCAATACAAACGGCTGGGTAAAAATGGTCGCGAAATCTGGTTGCAGGCCACCTATAATCCGATCTTCGACAACGACGGCAACCCATTCAAGGTCGTGAAATTCGCTACTGACGTAACTCAGCAGCGCAAGGCCAACGCCGAGTACGAAGGCAAGGTCGCCGCTATCGACCGTTCCCAAGGCGTTATCGAGTTCGATCTGAATGGTCGGGTACTCAATGCCAATGAAAACTTCCTCAAGGTGCTGGGCTATCGTCTCGATGAGATCCAGGGCCAGCATCACCGTATGTTCTGTGATGACGATTACCTGAACAGCCCGGCTTATCGTGCGTTCTGGGCCAAGCTGGAACGCGGCGAATACGATTCCGGTGAATACAAACGCATCGGCAAGAATGGTCGCGAATTGTGGATCAGCGCCACGTACAACCCGATATTCGATCCGGATGGCCGTCCGTATAAAGTCGTCAAGTTCGCCAACGACGTTACCGAACGTCGTGCGCGTCAAGCCGAGTTCGCAGGCAAGGTCACGGCCATCGAGCGCTCCCAGGCAGTGATCGAGTTCGACCTGACTGGCAAAGTGCTGAATGCCAACCGCAACTTCCTGGCTGTATTCGGCTACGAGCTGGAAGAAGTCGTCGGCGAGCATCACCGCATGTTCTGTTCCGAGGAATTCGTCAGCAGCCTGCAATACCGTGAACTGTGGGAAAAGCTGGGCCGTGGCGAATACGACGCCAACGAGTACAAGCGCAAACGCAAGGATGGCAAGGAAATCTGGATTCAGGCGACCTACAACCCGATTTTCGATGCGCAGGGCCATCCTTACAAGATCGTCAAGTTTGCACTCGACGTGACTGAGGCCAAGGAAACCAGTGTCGAGGACAAGGGCAAGGTCAACGCGATCGATCGTGCTCAGGCGGTCATCGAGTTCGACATGGCCGGTAATATACTCGCGGCCAACGCCAACTTCCTGAAAGCGCTGGGTTATGGCTTGCAGGAAATCAAAGGCCAGCACCACCGGATCTTCTGCGACGAAGAGTATGTGCGCGGCACCGAATACCGTGAGTTCTGGCACGGGCTGGGGCAGGGCGAGTTCTACTCCGGCCGCTTCATGCGCGTGAGTAAGTACGGTCAGAAAATCTGGATTCAGGCCACATATAGCCCGATCTTCGACCACGACGGCCTACCGTTCAAAGTTGTGAAGTTCGCCACCGACATCACTCGCCAAGTCGAGATGGAGCAAGCCATCGAAGCCAAGACCCTCGCCATGCGCGAGTCGGTCAAGACACTGATGAGTGCCATTTCCTATGTCGCGCAAAGTACCGACACCGCTACCGAACTCGCCCGGTTGACCCGCGAGCAAGCCAGCCGTGGCTCGCAGACGTTGGTCAAGGCATCGGATGCGATGAGCATGATCGCCAAATCGGCTGAAGGCATTCAGGACATCATTCAGGTGATCAGCGAGATCGCCAGTCAGACCAATATGCTGGCGTTCAACGCTGCCATCGAAGCGGCACGTGCCGGCGAGCACGGTCTGGGGTTCTCGGTGGTCGCCGATGAAGTGCGCAAGCTGGCCGAGAAGTCCTCGCGGGCGACCAAGGAAATCAACAAGCTGATTCTGGAAACAGTCAGCCGTATCGAGTCAGGCAACGAGATCTCGCAGACTGCCGGTGAGGCGTTCGAGCACATCGTGGATGGCGTGATGCAAACCACTCAGGCGATCGACGGGATCAACACTGCGACCGAGAAACAGCGCTTGTCGGCGCAGCAGGTTGAAGCGCTGATCACCGAGCTTCACCAGGCCAATCTGACCGGCTATACGGAAACACTGGACAAGGTAGCCGTCGGACAACCTGCATGA